From the Triticum urartu cultivar G1812 chromosome 4, Tu2.1, whole genome shotgun sequence genome, the window TCAGGACGATCGCAAATTCAGCCTGTGTGTATTCCGGCAGTGGTTGGACAAAAAGAATGCGGGTCAGGTGTGCGCAGCAATTGTACACAACTAACATAAAGAGTCCACTGTTCACCTGCAGCCTATCATTGCCAACGCTAATTTTCAGTTAAGCAAAACTTCATGCCAGGCTAACTACCACATGGAACAAAACTAATCTCACCATTTGCATCATAGAAACAATCCAAGCACATAAGGACCAAAAGGGACTACCCATAAAGCATCAGGCTGAACCAACAGCATGTATAAATCAGGAATAACCTCCACGCGTATATGGATAATTGGAGATCATGGACGGCTCACCTTCTTGACGGCGAGGGAATGGGACGTGCGCATGGGGTCGCTGCTCACACGCTCAAACACGGCCAGATCTCGGAGCCGCTCCCTCTGCGCTCTCTCTGTAGCTGCAACAGAAACATTAGCAACAATGAGTTTAAACGTCAACCAATTGATGAAGCTAGACCACTGATCGCGTAATTTCGTCGAACAGATGGTGCGCGTCAGCTCCGCGAGAACCCGGTGGGGAGCTTCGGTTCTCCGAACAGGTCAACGGCTCCGTGCAGGCTGAGAGAAATTGGACGAAGGGTGTTACCCGGGCACATGTCGGGACAGGTGCCCACGATCGGCTGGGCGTCGCTGGGGATGACCGCGGCGGCGGGGGCGGTGGAGGGAGGAGGTTGTGTGGAGGGGCGGCCGCGGTCTTCACACCGGCCCGGCCATCCTCGGCCTCGGGCGTTGCCGCGCGCGTAGCTCCGGCCCCGATTGCCCGCCCCGTCGCGCCGATCCATGCTCGGTTGAGAAGGAGCTTCGCCCCGTGCCGCGATCTCGGGGATAGCTCGGTAATTTGTCACCCATGGAAACGCGACGCTGGCTGAGGGCAGCGTGTTTGGTTCAGGGGAATTAGAGATGTCGAATGAGAATTAAGGAGTAAGGAGATTAAAAAATCACTGTTTGATTAGAGGGAATGGGAGTTTAAGTGGGAAGAGGACTGGGAGTTGGGAAGCCAATTTCCATCGATTTTTTTCCAGGGAGTACCTTGTTAATTCGTGAGGAGAGTTTATCCCACGTCAATTTCCATCATATGCCAAACAAGAGAATGGGAGTAAAAATCTACTTCTCATGCCTAATCCCTTCACAAACACTCTTGTGCAAACTCCCATTCCCTTGCCCAAGTGTTTACCAAACAGGCTGTGGTTGATAAGACAATCTTATCTTAAgtcttgcatgtaatttagagatgacaaaaaaGTATGTCTATAATGGGTTATatcttagccttatcttcaataactagcaATTCCTTGAAACATGGTGAGACAAATTATGCTAAAAGATCATTTCTTGTCTTAttttaaataagagaagacaagtcTTTTCTTACGAGTTCTCTCTCCTTCACCTCATTATTTATCCTACGTGGCACTCCTAAGATAGCATTATTGTACATGCACTGAGTGTAGTGTGTGGTTGCGACGAAAACTCGCTGGCGCGGACGAGCTTTTTCTCGAGTACCATGAGTGTGTGTACTGCTCTCTATTTCTAATTTCTAATGTTTGAGTTGGTTCAATAGTATTCATGGTTTATTTTCGTTTCATCATTTTCAACCATTTTATTTCGCTGGTTTTTTTCGTCCTTTCCCTACTCTATTTGTTTAGTTTCGCATGTCCTATCACACAACGAAAAAAATCTGAACAGATCAGAACTTTTCATACCGACGTAAGTTATTTAAGTAATATCTTTATGTGAAAGAATCAATCACGATCAATCTCTAAAAATCAAATTTAAATTAATTACCTTAAATCGTTTCATCACATTAATTTTTTTTCGCGAATACGCTAAGGATGCGTATCTTTGCATTGATAGAAGGAGAGTGTTTACAGCATGAGATTAGGATGACCCACTATGCCATGTACACAAAAGGGAGGCATGGAAGTGGACGTCGAGCAAACAGACGGGGTTGCTCATCCCCAAGAAAACTCAAGCCTATCGCTCAGGGATGATGTTGGTGATCGCGGCGGCGCCGTCCTGGGCCCAGAGGCGCGCTTCGTCCTTGATGGTGGAGCACAGGTGGGAGACAGAGGGTCAGTCCCCGTCGAAGGTGCATCTGTTCCTATGCTTCCAGATCCACCAAGCGGTGAGGATGATGAGGGAGGATAGTCCTTTTCGCATGGCCGCGGGCGCGAGAGCACAAGAGGAGGCCCACCAGGTAAGGAAGTCGGTGTCTCCGGTCGGCAGATCAGCGGGGAAGCGAGCCCAAGCAAGAACATCGTACCACACCTGGCGGGAGAAGGAGCAGCCAGCCAGCAGGTGTTGCATCATCTCATCTTCTTGGTCGCAGAGGGCACAGGCGGGCTCATGGGGCAGGCCATGTCTCGCGAGATGTTCGGCCGTCCAGCACCTATCTTGGAGGGCAAGCCACATGAAGAACTTGACGTGAAGCGGAGCCCATGATTTCCACGTGAGCTTCCAGTGTGGTTCCTCACAGGCACCACGGAAAAGGGCCTGGTAGCACGAGCTGGCAGAATAGGTGCCTGAAGAGGTCCAGCGCCAACGGATGGTGTCCGGAGAGTCGGTAAGCTGAAAGTGCCGAAGCGCCCGCCAAAGCTGCACATACTGCACCATGGCCTTCGGATCGAGAGCGTCGTGGATGTCATGAACCCAGGAGCGTTGGGATAGACCATCTCGGACCGTGCGAATCTTGCGCCATCTCTTCGGGATCAGTTGAAAGAGCTGAGGAGCGATCTCGGAGACTGAATGACCGGCAATCCAGTGGTCAGTCCAGAACATGCACTTGTCACCTCGGCCAACGCTCCAAGTGGTCGAGGCACGGAAGATGGCGCCGACAGTGGCATCGTGCCGGATATGCAAGTGGCTCCAGGGGCGCGAGGGATCGGTGCCCTGAAGCCAAAGCCAGCGCGCACGGAGGGCGATGCCCACACGCTGTAGGTCGCGAACCCCCAGCCCGCCAAGATGAATAGGCCGGCAAACTCGCTGCCAGTTGACCATACATTGACCGCCATTGGCATCCTTGCATCCGGCCCAGAGGAATCCACGGATGATGCGCTTGACCTTCTTGAGAATGGTATGGTTGAAGGCGATGGCCGTGAGGAAGTGAGTAGGGATAGCGCAAAGGACATGGCGAACGAGAGCCAGCCGGTCACCACGAGAGAGCATGGATGCGCGCCATGTAGATAACTTCCGCTCGAGCTTGAGCACGATGGGCAGCAGGCTGGACGAAGACGGCTTGCGGATTGAGAGAGGTAGACCCAGGTATTGCACAGGGAACTGCGTTACGGGGCAGTTCATCACATTAATTAGAAAACAAATAACCAATTTTAAGAAATCTCATTATTAAAGCATTTATGTACCTACTTAATTTGTAATGGAACATTATCTTATTATTAAAGTATTTATATACCTATTTAATTTGTAATCGAATATTATCCAATGGCAGCAAACAAATGTGGACGCCTAATCTCATTTCCGTCGTCCTGCCCTACCGCTCGAAGAGTCCGAGCGCCGACACCACCACGTAGCCTCGTGCCCTACCCCATCCCGTATTCCTCCCTCTCCCTTACTCTCTGTCTCTCATGCACGCTCACGCAGGGGATGGCCGCTCGGTCGctccctgttggggaacgtagcaatttcaaaaaaattcctacgcacacgcaagatcatggtgatgcatagaaacgagaggggagagtgttgtccacgtaccctcgtagactgaaagcggaagcgttataacaacgcggttgatgtagtcgtacgtcttcatggcccgaccgatcaagcaccgaaactacggcacctccgagttctagcacacgttcagctcgatgacgatccccgaactccgatccagcagaatgtcggggaagagttccgtcagcatgacggcgtggtgacgatcttgatgttctaccgtcgcagggcttcgcctaagcaccgctacaatattatcgaggattatggtggagggagggcaccgcacacggctaagagatcaatgatcaattgttgtgtctctggggtgccccctgcccccgtatataaaggagcaaggggggaggcggccggcctaggaggagggtgcgccaaggggggagtcctactcccggagtaggactcctccttcccttgctggagtaggagagaaggaaagagggggagaggaacaaggaaaggggctgcaccccttgtccaattcggaccagagggggggcgtgtgcctccttccttttggcctctctcctctattcctgtatggcccaataaggcccatatactccccggcgaattcccgtaactctccggtactccgaaaaatacccgaatcactcggaacctttccgatgtccgaatatagtcgttgaatatatcgatctttacgtctcgaccattttgagactcctcgtcatgtccccgatctcatccgggactccgaactccttcggtacatcaaaactcataaactcataatataactgtcatcgaaaccttaagcgtgcagaccctaagggttcgagaacaatgtagacatgaccgagacacgtctccggtcaataaccaatagcagaacctggatgctcatattggctcccaatattctacgaagatctttatcggtcaaaccgcataacaacatacgttgttccctttgtcatcggtatgttacttgcccgagattcgatcgtcggtatctcaatacctagttcaatctcgttatcggcaagtctctttactcgttccgtaacacatcatcccgcaactaactcattagttgcaatgcttgcaaggcttaagtgatatgcattatcgagagggcccagagatacctctccgacaatcggagtgacaaatcctaatctcgaaatacgccaacccaataagtaccttcggagacacctgtagagcacatttataatcacccagttacgttgtggtgtttggtggcacacaaagtgttcctccagtaaacgggagttgcataatctcatagtcataggaacatgtataagtcatgaagaaagcaatagcaacaaactaaacgatcaagtgctaagctaacgaaatgggtcaagtcaatcacatcattctcctaatgatgtgatcccgttaatcaaatgacaactcatgtctatggttaggaaacataaccatctttgatcaatgagctagtcaagtagaggtatactagtgacactctgtttgtctatgtattcacacatgtatcatgtttccggttaatacaattctagcatgaataataaacatttatcatgatatgaggaaataaataataactttattattgcctctagggcatatttccttcagtctcccacttgcactagagtcaataatctagttcacatcgccatgtgatttaataccaatagttcacatcaccatgtgattaacacccatagttcacatcgacatgtgaccaacacccaaagggtttactagagtcaataatctagttcacatcgctacgtgattaacacccaaagagtactaaagcgtgatcatgttttgcttgtgagagaagtttagtcaacgggcctgccacattcagatccgtacgtattttgcaaatttctatgtcaacaatgctctgcacggagctactctagctaattgctcccacttccaatatatatccagattgagacttagagtcatctggatcagtgtcaaaacttgcatcgacgtaaccctttgcgatgaaccttttgtcacctccataatcgagaaacatatacctattccactaaggataattttgaccaatgtccagtgatctactcctagatcactattgtactcccttgccaaactcagggcagggtatacaataggtctggtacacagcatggcatactttatagaacctatggctgaggcataaggaatgactttcattctctctctatcttgtgccgtggtcgggttttgagtcttactcaacttcacaccttgtaacacaggcaagaactcctttttgactgttccattttgaactacttcaaaatcttgtcaaggtatgtactcattgaaaaacttatcaagcgtcttgatctatctctatagatcttgatgctcaatatgtaagcaacttcaccgaggtctttctttgaaaaactcctttcaaacattcctttatgctttgcagaataattctacattatctacgatcaacaatatgtcattcacatatacttatcagaaatgttgtggtgctcccacttactttcttgtaaatacaggcttcaccacaagtctgtataaaactatatgctttgatcaacttatcaaagcgtatattccaactctaagatgcttgcaccagtccatagatggatcgctggagcttgcatattttgttagtacctttaggattgacaaaaccttctggttgcatcatatacaactcttctttaataaatccattgaggaatgcagttttgtttatccatttgccagatttcataaaatgcggcaatttctaacatgattcagacagacttaagcatagatacgagtgagaaactctcatcgtagtcaacaccttgaacttgtcgaaaacctttttgcgacaattctagctttctagatagtaacactactatcaacgtccgtcttcctcttgaaaatccatttattctcaatggctcgccgatcaatgggcaagtcaatcaaagtccatactttgttcttatatatatggatcccatctcagatttcatggccttaaaccattttgcggaatctgggctcatcatcgcttcctcatagttcgtaggttcgtcatggtcaagtaacatgacctccagaataggattaccgtaccactctggtgcggatctcactctggttgatctacaaagttctgtagtaacttgatctgaagtttcatgatcatcatcattaacttcctctctttttgGTGTAgacatcactggaactgatttctgtgatgaactattttccaattcgggagaaggtaaagttaccttatcaagttccactttcctcccactcacttctttcgagagaaactccttctctagaaaggatccattctcagcaacgaatgtcttgccttcggatctatgatagaaggtgtacccaacaatttcttttgggtatcctatgaagatttacttctccgatttgggttcgagcttatcatgttgaaactttttcacataagcatcgcagtcccaaactttaagaaacgacatcctaggtttcttgccaaaccatagttcatacggtgtcgtctcaacggatttagatggtgccctatttaacgtgaatgcagttgtctctaatgcataaccccaaaacgatagtggtagattggtaagagacatcataggtcgcaccatatctaataaagtacggttatgacggtcggacacaccattacactgtggtgttccaggtggcgtgagtagtgaaactatttcccattgttttaactgaaggccaaactcttaactcaaatattttacctctgcgatcatatcgtagaaacttttattttcttgttatgatgattcttcacttcactctggaattctttgaacttttcaaatgtttcagacttgtgtttcattaagtagatatacccatatctgctcaaatcatctatgaaggtcagaaaataacgatacttgctgTGAGCCTTAGCACTCAtcgaccgcatacatcagtatgtattatttccaataagtcagttgctcgctccattgttccagagaacggagtcttagtcatcttgcccatgaggcatggttcgcaagcatcaagtgattcataatcaagtgattccaaaattccatcagcatggagtttcttcatgcactttgcactatcattattaactttgcatcttttggtttcaatattatgaatatgtgtatcactacgatcgagatccaacgaaccattttcattgggtgtgtaaccatataaggttttattcatgtaaacagaacaacaatttattctcttacttaaatgaataaccgtattgcaataaacatgatcaaatcatattcatactcaacgcaaacaccaaataacacttatttaggttcaacactaattcCAAAAGTATAGgaagtgtgcgatgatgatcatatcaatcttggaaccacttccaacacacattgtcacttcacccttaactagtctctgttcattctgcaactcccgtttcgagttactactcttagcaactgaaccagtatcaaataccgaggggttgctacgaacactagtgaaatacacatcaataatctgtatatcaaatatacctttgttcactttgccatccttcttatccaccaaatacttggggcagttccgcttccagtgaccagtctctttgcagtagaagtacttagtctcaggcttaggaccagacttgggcttcttcacttgagcagcaacttgcttgccgttcttcttgaagttccccttcttccctttgtccttttcttgaaactagtggtcttgtctaccatcaacacttgatatttttcttgatttctaccttcgttgatttcagcattacgaagagcttgggaatcgtttccgttatcccttgcatatcatagttcatcacgaagttctactaacttggtgatggtgactagagaattctgccAATCACtgtcttatctggaagattaactcccacttgattcaagcgattgtagtacccagacaatctgagcacatgctcactgcttgagctattctcctccatcttttagctatagaacttgttggagacttcatatctctcaactcgggtatttgcttgaaatattaacttcaacttctggaacatctcatatggtccatgacgttcaaaacgtctttgaagtcccgattctaagacgttaagcatggtgcactaaactatcaagtagtcatcatattgagctagccaaacgttcagaacgtccgcatctgctcctgcaataggtctgtcacctagcggtgcattaagtacataattcttttgtgcagcaatgaggataatcctcagatcacggatccaatccgcatcatttctactaacattttcaacttagttttctctaggaacatataaaaattaaacggggagcaacatcgcgagctattgatctacaacatagatatgctaatactaccaggactaagttcatgataaattaaagttcaattaatcatattactcaagaactcccacttagacagacatccctctaatcttctaagtgatcacgtgatccatatcaactaaaccatgtccgatcatcacgtgagatggagtagtttcaatggtgaacatcactatgttgatcatatctactatatgattcacgctcgacctttcggtctccgtgtttcgaggccatatctgttatatgctaggctcgtcaagtttaacctgagtattccgcgtgtgcaactgttttgcacccgttgtatttgaacgtagagcctatcacacccgatcatcacgtggtgtctcagcacgaagaactttcgcaacggtgcatactcagggagaacacttgtaccttgataattagtgagagatcatcttataaagctaccgtcgaactaagcaaaataagatgtataaaagataaatatcacatgcaatcaaaatatgtgacatgatatggccatcatcatcttgtgcctttgatctccatctccaaagcatcgtcatgatctccatcgtcaccggcatgacaccatgatctccatcatcttgatctatatcaatgtgtcatcacatggttgtcttgccaacaattgctcttgcaactattgctatcgcatagggataaagtaaagcaattatttggcgcttgcatcttatgcaatagagagataaccataaggcttccgcctgttgccgataacttcaacaaaacatgatcatctcatacaacaacttatatctcatcacgtcttgaccatatcacatcacaacatgccctgcaaaaaaaagttagacgtcctctactttgttgctgcaagttttacgtggctgctacgggctgagcaagaaccgttcttacctacgcatcaaaaccacaatgatagtttgtcaagttggtgctgttttaaccttcgcaaggaccgggcgtagccacactcggttcaactaaagttggagaaactaacacccgctagtcacctgtgtgcatagcacggcggtaaaaccagtctcgcataagcgtacgcgtaatgtcggtccgggccgcttcatccaacaataccgccgaaccaaagtatggcatgctggtaagcagtatgacttatatcgcccacaattcacttgtgttctactcgtgcatattgcatcaacgcataaaacctaggctcggatgccactgttggggaacgtagaaatttcaaaaaaaattcctacgcacacgcaagatcatggtgatgcatagcaacgagaggggagagtgttgtccacgtaccctcgtagactgaaagcggaagcgttataacaacgcggttgatgtagtcgtacgtcttcacggcccgaccgatcaagcaccgaaactacgacacctccgagttctagcacacgttcagctcgatgacgatcctcgaactccaatccagcagaatgtcagggaagagttccgtcagcacgacggcgtggtgacgatcttgatgttctaccgtcgcagggcttcgcctaagcaccgctacaatattatcgaggattatggtggaggggggcaccgcacacggctaagagattaatgatcaattgttgtgtctctgggatgccccttgcccccgtatataaaggagcaagggggaaggcGGCCgtcctaggaggagggcgcgccaaggggggagtcctactcccacccggagtaggactcctccttcccttgttggagtaggagagaaggaaagagggggagaggaacaaggaaaagggggctgcaccccttgtccaattcggaccagaggggggggcgcacacctccttccttttggcctctctcctctattcccgtatggcccaataaggcccatatactccccagcgaattcccgtaactctccggtactccgaaaaatacccgaatcactcgaaacctttccgatgtccgaatatagtcgtccaatataccgatctttatgtctcgaccatttcgagactcctcagcatgtctccgatctcatccgggactccgaactccttcggtacatcaaaactcataaactcataatataactgtcatcgaaaccttaagcgtggggaccctacgggttcgagaacaatgtagacatgaccgagacacgtctccgatcaataaccaatagcggaacctggatgctcatattggctcccacatattctatgaagatctttatcggtcaaaccgcataacaacatacgttgttccctttgtcatcggcatgttacttgcccgagattcgatcgtcgatatctcaatacctagttcaatctcgttaccggcaagtctctttactcttccgtaatacatcatcctgcaactaactcattagttgcaatgcttgcaaggcttatagtgatgtgcattaccgagtgggcctagagatacctctccgataattggagtgacaaatcctaatctcgaaatacgccaacccaacaagtaccttcggagacacctgtagagcgcctttataatcacccagttatgttgtgacgtttggtggcacacaaagtgttcctccggtaaacgggagttgcataatctcatagtcataggaacatgtataagtcatgaagaaagcaatagcaacaaactaaacgatcaagtgctaagctaacgaaatgggtcaagtcaatcacatcattctcctaatgatgtgatcccgttaatcaaatgacaactcatgtctatggttaggaaacataaccatctttgatcaacgagctagtcaagtagaggcatactagtggcactctgtttgtctatgtattcacacatgtattatgtttccggttaatacaattctagcatgaataataaacatttatcatgatataaggaaataaataataactttattattgcctctagggcatatttccttcactcccCGCAGGCTGCCACCATCCTCCTTGGCATCGTATCATCATCACCTTCGCTAGGTATCAAGGGTTCCAAGAGCTCGGTCTGATCCGGCGTTGTCCGGTTAAGAGTCGTGGTCGCCTTTGCCTCTATCGCATCGAGCATCTATGTGGCCATGGCCGCGCAAATCGTGTAGACAGTTGTCGATGGTGGCCTCTCTATCACTATGGCGCACTGATTTCCCATGTATCCGCCGCATATGAGGACCTCCTCTAGCAAGGACACCGGAGTTGACTCATTGTTGAGGACAGATGGCCACTGCCACGAGGTGACAGCTGCCTCATCCTGTAAGGAGGTGGGTGACGTCGCCGCCATTTGTCACGAACCAATATGGATGCTGCTTTCGCTGTGTTGGCATGCTTCTCCTAGATCCAGGCCGGTCCTAGGGAGGGGCGAacggggcggccgccccgggcccccCAAAAGTCAGGGGCCCCCTCCAGGTATACGTACGTACAGGCATACAGGTCTTGGAGTGGAAAAAAATTGGAGTCAATCTCAGCGCCTCGCTAAGCCTTTGGCGTGCTAGCCTAGGAAACTAAAAAAAGATATGATGGGCCTGGTACATGCATGTATTGTGGAGACCGGAGAGAAAAAGAAATGGTTTGATTCGCTAATCACGATTTCTTTCCCTAAAAAACTACCTAAAATCTAAAAAGTGGGCGCGCGCTTGTTGGGGAGAACGAGTGGCCGCTGTCACTCG encodes:
- the LOC125551567 gene encoding SAC3 domain-containing protein 1-like — its product is MDRRDGAGNRGRSYARGNARGRGWPGRCEDRGRPSTQPPPSTAPAAAVIPSDAQPIVGTCPDMCPATERAQRERLRDLAVFERVSSDPMRTSHSLAVKKNYLLYRHTGIRYTPSSSLTRNDGLSFAFTKFFRVPI